The Negativicutes bacterium genome has a segment encoding these proteins:
- the dnaA gene encoding chromosomal replication initiator protein DnaA: protein MDTKQLQAIWEQILVELSKDISKLSCDSFLKPIVPLSINEQILELGTPNQFVKEFLEDRYVNSIKAATAKVTNNNLQLKIINLQLGDTVEPELVSTVPSISSVNTAEEIVLPTSTAVTATTAPEIKPTNSVILEDSFSLNPKYVFETFVTGNSNRFAHAAALAVAEAPAKVYNPFFMYGGVGLGKTHLMHAIGHRILEKNPNLRVLYISSEKFTNELINSIRDGNPESFRQKYRNIDVLLVDDIQFLSKKEHTQEEFFHTFNTLHNANKQIIISSDRPPREIQTLEDRLRSRFEWGLITDIQAPDLETRIAILRKKALLENLTVPNDVMLFIASRIDNNIRELEGALIRVMAYASLTNQVVTNELVSEALKDVFPHGKTKEITLELIQEIVSSYFKIKMEDLLAKKRTRNLAFPRQIAMYLSRELTDTSLPRIGELFGGRDHTTVIHAHDKIARERNEDNKLNNTIKELIKRIESM, encoded by the coding sequence ATGGATACAAAACAATTACAAGCTATTTGGGAGCAGATTTTAGTAGAATTATCCAAAGATATTTCCAAGCTTAGCTGTGATTCTTTTCTAAAGCCAATCGTTCCGTTATCAATTAACGAACAAATTTTAGAATTAGGCACACCAAATCAGTTTGTCAAAGAATTTTTAGAAGATCGCTATGTTAATTCCATTAAGGCGGCTACGGCTAAAGTAACTAATAATAATTTGCAGTTAAAAATAATCAACCTCCAATTAGGCGATACTGTCGAACCTGAATTAGTAAGTACCGTTCCTAGTATTAGTTCTGTTAATACAGCTGAAGAAATAGTATTACCAACCAGTACTGCTGTTACAGCTACCACTGCACCGGAAATAAAACCAACTAATTCAGTGATTTTAGAAGATTCTTTCTCTTTAAACCCTAAATATGTTTTTGAAACCTTTGTTACCGGTAATTCCAATCGGTTTGCCCACGCTGCTGCTCTAGCCGTAGCTGAAGCACCGGCTAAAGTATATAACCCGTTTTTTATGTATGGCGGTGTTGGCTTGGGTAAAACTCATTTAATGCATGCTATTGGCCATAGAATTTTAGAAAAAAATCCTAATTTAAGAGTCTTATACATTTCAAGTGAAAAATTTACTAATGAGCTTATAAATTCTATTCGCGATGGTAATCCTGAAAGTTTTCGTCAAAAATATCGTAATATTGATGTTTTATTAGTCGATGATATTCAGTTTTTATCAAAAAAAGAACATACCCAAGAAGAATTTTTCCACACCTTTAATACTTTACATAATGCTAACAAGCAAATTATTATCTCCAGTGACCGGCCACCTCGCGAAATTCAAACGTTAGAAGATCGTTTAAGATCAAGATTTGAATGGGGCCTAATTACAGATATTCAAGCACCGGATTTAGAAACAAGGATTGCAATTTTACGGAAAAAAGCCTTATTAGAAAATTTAACGGTCCCGAATGATGTGATGTTGTTTATCGCCAGTAGAATCGACAACAATATCAGAGAATTAGAAGGCGCTTTAATCAGAGTAATGGCTTATGCCTCTTTAACTAATCAAGTAGTAACCAATGAACTTGTTTCAGAAGCTCTAAAAGATGTTTTTCCACACGGTAAAACCAAAGAAATAACATTAGAGCTGATTCAAGAAATAGTATCTTCTTATTTTAAAATCAAAATGGAAGATTTATTGGCAAAAAAACGAACCAGAAACTTAGCTTTTCCAAGGCAAATTGCCATGTATTTATCAAGAGAATTAACTGATACTTCTTTACCGCGTATCGGTGAGCTATTTGGTGGTAGAGATCATACTACGGTAATTCATGCCCACGATAAAATTGCTCGCGAACGTAATGAAGATAATAAATTAAATAATACAATTAAAGAACTTATTAAGAGAATAGAAAGTATGTAG